A single region of the Thermodesulfatator atlanticus DSM 21156 genome encodes:
- a CDS encoding GSU2203 family decaheme c-type cytochrome, with translation MKPPEVAPGAEYVGSETCLECHEDRTLDAKHNVHMRLANYEAPGYQVGCEGCHGPGSVHVDAMGEDETEKGLAAIIRFGEEGFHGEEASAVCLTCHADGETMHFAGSAHAEHDVDCLACHKVHDNPRPLLLAQKEFDLCSKCHRDVQAKMFFISRHPVKEGHMTCGDCHNPHGTGNPIPGMLRTEERLNDLCLTCHTRYQGPFVFEHDPVIEDCTICHDPHGAVANNLLKQNEPFICLQCHEAHFHATRDNAQPGFVFPDDTVINDAAGTGTDPVLFKDPYTGETPQIVSSAHGWQKSFLTKCTQCHQQVHGSDLPSQSLPSRGMGLTR, from the coding sequence ATCAAGCCACCAGAAGTAGCCCCAGGAGCAGAGTACGTTGGCTCAGAAACCTGTCTTGAGTGCCACGAAGACCGCACCCTTGACGCAAAACACAACGTACACATGCGACTTGCCAACTACGAGGCCCCTGGCTACCAGGTGGGTTGTGAAGGATGCCATGGCCCGGGTTCGGTGCACGTGGATGCGATGGGTGAAGATGAAACCGAAAAAGGGCTTGCTGCCATTATCCGTTTTGGCGAAGAAGGCTTTCATGGAGAGGAGGCCTCAGCGGTTTGTCTAACCTGCCACGCTGACGGTGAGACCATGCATTTTGCAGGCTCAGCACACGCAGAACACGACGTGGATTGTCTTGCCTGTCACAAAGTTCACGACAATCCAAGGCCGCTTCTTCTTGCGCAAAAAGAATTTGATCTCTGCAGTAAATGTCACCGGGACGTCCAAGCCAAGATGTTTTTCATCTCAAGGCATCCGGTAAAAGAAGGCCACATGACCTGTGGAGACTGCCACAACCCTCACGGTACAGGGAATCCTATCCCAGGCATGCTTCGCACCGAAGAACGCCTAAATGACCTTTGCCTTACCTGCCATACCCGCTATCAGGGCCCCTTTGTTTTTGAACACGATCCTGTGATTGAAGACTGCACCATTTGCCATGATCCTCACGGTGCGGTAGCCAACAACCTGCTTAAACAGAATGAACCTTTTATCTGCTTGCAATGCCACGAAGCCCACTTCCACGCCACCAGGGACAACGCTCAGCCTGGTTTTGTCTTCCCTGACGATACCGTCATTAACGATGCTGCTGGCACCGGCACAGATCCAGTTTTATTCAAAGATCCATATACTGGCGAAACACCCCAAATTGTCTCTAGCGCTCACGGCTGGCAGAAATCGTTCCTTACCAAATGCACCCAGTGCCACCAGCAGGTACACGGCTCAGATCTGCCCTCTCAGTCTTTGCCAAGTCGTGGCATGGGCTTAACCAGATAA
- a CDS encoding GSU2204 family CXXCH-containing (seleno)protein, producing MKIKSIWFFLITFLVLPLADVSLAEEKNYEASISLGAAVNDTDESANRAAEYRKNVDMDSNWHVGGSLDFYGEKMRLNFEGLYQTGDEQQYWGNLELGRAILFRSSFYRFYHRLDHDTLANLEAHSMEELKTVTKDSTTKWVSLPKGAGLATVYHTDFNAADRYGITRSQWKNNLKVNPPGLAGISFELYHRYEERKGLDQARTMSKCAACHVVTRSKEIREYTNDWNPRVRARLGKLSLEYSFLYRVFRNSSDVPLNIYNEAMRPVAGDGTSVVPGAGSLLFDAELQFDATDGWLPFARTPENRKRLHSLKAKYDFNLERHVFVGFVNSNIINLSTDEGLNTLWGNFGKELEIDYNALHARFFAKLRHNLTLTLKAKYMNMDADDVFLDVVEMRLPDTYPKYPGMTYREVIGCTCDITRYSAYDSEEYILEGDLAWRLRRDLKLYFSYGLEIIKRNNASHDLGHPPVNDQTTEHKFKLAANWRPVKNLKLKAIISLCSSTIPTPILTPIALLLCQDSIMI from the coding sequence ATGAAAATAAAATCTATTTGGTTCTTTTTAATAACCTTTCTGGTACTCCCCTTAGCCGATGTCTCCCTTGCTGAGGAAAAAAATTACGAGGCAAGCATCAGCTTGGGAGCAGCGGTAAACGATACTGACGAGTCCGCTAACAGAGCCGCGGAATACCGCAAAAACGTCGACATGGATAGCAACTGGCATGTCGGTGGCAGCCTTGATTTTTACGGAGAAAAAATGCGGCTCAACTTTGAAGGCCTTTACCAGACAGGGGACGAACAACAATACTGGGGAAACCTTGAACTCGGTCGGGCTATACTTTTTCGTTCTAGCTTTTACCGCTTTTATCACCGTCTTGACCACGACACCCTGGCCAATCTTGAAGCCCACTCTATGGAAGAACTTAAAACTGTTACCAAAGATAGTACAACTAAATGGGTTTCCCTGCCCAAGGGAGCAGGACTGGCCACGGTTTATCACACAGACTTCAACGCCGCTGACAGGTATGGCATCACCCGTAGCCAGTGGAAAAACAACTTGAAAGTAAATCCTCCTGGCCTTGCCGGGATAAGCTTTGAGCTTTACCACCGCTACGAAGAAAGAAAAGGCCTTGACCAGGCCCGCACCATGAGCAAATGTGCTGCCTGCCACGTAGTGACTCGCAGCAAAGAGATCCGCGAATACACCAACGACTGGAATCCACGGGTGCGCGCGCGCCTTGGCAAACTCTCCTTAGAATACTCTTTCCTCTACCGGGTTTTTAGAAATTCAAGTGACGTGCCTTTAAACATCTACAATGAAGCCATGCGCCCAGTGGCGGGAGATGGTACTAGTGTTGTGCCTGGCGCCGGTTCTCTCCTTTTTGACGCGGAACTTCAGTTTGACGCCACTGATGGCTGGCTGCCTTTTGCCCGCACCCCTGAAAATAGAAAAAGACTCCATTCTCTCAAAGCCAAGTATGACTTCAATCTTGAAAGACACGTGTTCGTAGGTTTTGTTAATTCAAATATCATAAATCTGAGCACAGACGAGGGACTTAATACCCTGTGGGGTAATTTTGGCAAAGAGTTAGAAATCGACTACAATGCCCTTCACGCCCGTTTCTTCGCCAAACTGCGCCACAATCTCACCCTGACCCTTAAGGCAAAGTACATGAACATGGATGCCGACGATGTTTTCCTTGATGTGGTAGAAATGAGACTTCCTGACACTTATCCAAAATATCCTGGTATGACTTATCGAGAAGTCATCGGGTGCACCTGTGATATTACCCGCTATTCAGCTTATGACAGCGAGGAATACATCCTTGAAGGTGACCTTGCCTGGCGCTTGCGCCGCGACTTAAAACTTTACTTCTCTTACGGGCTTGAAATTATCAAACGCAACAACGCCAGCCACGATCTGGGACATCCTCCAGTTAACGACCAGACCACCGAGCACAAGTTCAAGCTTGCGGCAAACTGGCGCCCAGTGAAAAACCTAAAGCTAAAGGCCATTATAAGCTTATGCTCATCGACGATCCCTACACCCATTTTAACGCCTATTGCCCTACTACTTTGCCAAGATTCGATAATGATATGA